The Mucilaginibacter terrae region TGTGGAAATTTTAATGGAGATTGGGGTAGGGGTACCGGCGTAATTTTAATACTCAATCAATACCATGTGTCATTGCGAGGAGCGATAGCGACGTGGCAATCTCCGTAATGCCGTCAACCTTGCATGAGCGGATTGCCACGCTACGCTCGCAATGACAAAAAGGGCAAAAGCATCTCCCTACACCAAATCCAACCCCGCAAAATTCTTATTCAAAATACTGCCGTTATCAACCTCCAGCCATTTGTTGAGCAGGGTGGCGTAAACATCTCTAAAGTCTACCTTGTATTTTAAATCGCCGTTTTCGAGGTTTTGCAAATCGGGGGCATCGTTATAAATGCCGGCTTTTGCCAGTTTGCCACCAAATAGGAAAACGTTATTTGCCGTACCGTGGTCGGTACCGTTGCTGGCGTTTTGCTCCACGCGGCGGCCAAACTCCGAGAAGGTCATGATCATCGTATCGTCCAGCTTGCTGGTTTGCTTCAAATCTTTAACAAAGGCGGCTACGGCATCGGCATAAATTTTTAACTGGCGGCCTTGCTGGTTTTGCTGACCAACGTGCGTATCAAATCCTCCTAACGATACATAGTAAATGCGCGTATCCAATCCCGAATTAATAAACTTGGATACGCTTTTTAATTGATTGCCTAAGCCGGTAGACGGGTAAGGTGCAACCACATTATATGTCTTCGAGGTCTTCTGTATATAATCGGCCGATGAGTAGGTCTCTATCATGGTTTTATACAGGTAGCCTAAATTGTCTTCGTGCAGGTGATCGTCGGTTGGGCCATTCACCAAATCTTTAAAAAACGGCTCGCGTGTGGTTTGAAAAAGCTTGTTAGGGTCTTGTACAGCAATACCCTTCATTTTTTGCCCTTTCATGGCTAATGATAATGTATCATCAACCTCAATGGCTGTGTATGGGTTTTGACAGCTTTGGCAATTCGAATCCAGGTAACGGCCAATCCAACCTGTGCTCAAAAACTCGTTGGCATCGCTGGCAGTTTGCCATATATCCATGGAGCGGAAGTGCGACCTGTCGGGGTTAGGGTAGCCTACCGAGTTAATGATGCTCATCCATCCCTGGTCGTAAATTTCCTGCAAGGCGGCCAGGTTAGGGTTGAGCCCCTGCATGTCATTCAGCTTAATAATTTCGGTGTTGGGAATGGCTATAGTTTTGCGCTTTTGATAATACACATCGCTGCCAAAAGGCACAATGGTGTTCAATCCATCGTTACCGCCCGATAGTTGTATAATAACCAGGTTTTTATGCCCGGTTAACGCATCTTTAGCCAAAGCCTCAAATGGTTTTAAAAAAGCAGGTATTAAAAACGCCCCCGATGCCAGGGTGCTGTTTCTTAAAAAATCTCTTCTTTTCATAGCGTTTCACTTTGGTGAGTAGTTGATTGGTTGAATAGTTGATTGGTTTTAAACTACTCACTCAATCAACAAATCAACTATTTAACTAATCCTAACACAACTGATACTCCGGTGTGCTTACCAGCTGTATCACCATGTTTTTAATATCGGTGGCCTTTGTTATTTCTGCTGTTATGCGTGCATTTATGGGCGGTTCTAACAAGTAAGTTGCCACCTCTTCACGCGGAACCTTAATAGGGATACCCTGTAAAAAGGTGTTCCAGTCGGCATTGGCCTGTACGCGTTTAATAACGTTAAACTGCTGTTTGCGCTGAGATGCCAGGTATGCCTCATCCTCGGGTGTAGCCTTTCCCGCAAAATCAATAACCCCGGCATTAAGAATAGTCGACGGTATTTTCATGCGGTACATGAGCGATGAGCTGTCGATCCAGTTTTTACCGCCCGGCCATCCGGCCACATTAGGAGGCCGGAACAATACCTGCCCCAGCGTGCGCTGAAACTGTATCAACACATCGGGGTTTTCGTATTTAATATGAAAGCGGCGATTTAAGTCAACCAACAACTCTACCGGCGATTTAATAAGGTTGCCAATATTTTTATCCTCGTAAAACCAATCGGATGTAAACACAAATTCAAGCAGCGGTTTTAACTCGTAATTAGCATTGTAAAACACATCGGTCATTTGGTTAACGTGAGTCTCATCGGGTGTTTCGTTAACCAGGTATCTATATAGTTTAGTGCTCATGTATTTGGCCGTTTGTTTGTTGGCCAGTATCATGTCAATAATATCTTCGCCGCAAAAATTGCCGGTTTTGCCCATAAAAGTTTTGGGCTTATCATCATGATTGCCCGGTCTGAAGTTGAACTCACCATTTTTGCCGTTGTACGCCCAGCCGGTAAAAGCCCGGGCCGATTCTTTAATGTCCTGCTCAGTGTAATGCCCTCTTCCCAGCGTAAATAGCTCCATTAGCTCACGGGCAAAGTTTTCGTTAGGATGTGCTTTGCTGTTTTGCTGGTTATTTAAAAAATTAAGCATAGCCGGCGATTGCGACACCCCGGTGAGTAAAGTTTTAAAGTTGCCCAGTGCATGGGTGCGCATAATATTATTCAGCTGTTGCTGGTAGTAATAATTGCCAATATTACAGGCAAAGTGGTTATGCCAAAATAAAGTAAGCTTTTCGCGCAGCTGAGCATTAGTGGTACTCAACTGGTTCATCCAGGCGTTATTGAGTGCCTTTTCCTGCTGATTGCGCTTTTCCTGCTGCGCTTTGCGTGCTTCCTCACCTGCCTCTTTAGGCAATGGGTTAAGGTCGATGTTTTCGGTTACGGCAGTAAGCGTTTGTATCGGCTCCGAATCTTTAAACAACCGTTTCAGTACTTTTTTAGCACTCCAGTTGCGTTGCTCTTGTAACTGATGGTAATCAATACCAAAAGCAGCACGGGCATATAAGTGTTTTACCTGTTTCGAATTATCCATAACTAAACAGTTTATAATGGATTATTTAACTTAAAGTTAGGTATAAATGTTGGGTGTGTATGAGATAGTTAGACTGTTATTTAATAAATGGTTTAATGCTGTAATTGTTTTGAACACAAAAGCTTTGTAATAAACTACTCATTTGGTCGATTACTCACAACTCACTCAAAAACACTATATTTGGCGGCATCATGGCCGATGACAGTTTTGCAATACGGTTACCGCAGTTTGAAGGCCCTTTTGATCTGCTGCTTTTCTTCATCGAACGTGATGAACTGGACATTCACGAAATAGCCATTTCGAAAATTACCGACGATTTTTTGCAATACATTCACCAAATGAACAGCCTTAACATGGAACTGGCGAGTGAATTTATTTTTGTGGCGGCCACGCTTATGCGCATTAAGGCCAAAATGCTCTTACCCCGCTACGAGGCCGAAACTGGTGAAAGCGAAGCCGACAGCAAGGAAGACCTGATACGCAAACTCATTGAGTACAAAAAGTTTAAAGATCTGTGCGAACAGTTGCGCCCGCTGGAAGAAGAACGCTTTAAACAGGAACGACGCGGCAACATTGCCGAAGAATTGAAAGGAATAGAAGCCGAAGCTTTG contains the following coding sequences:
- a CDS encoding DUF1800 domain-containing protein → MDNSKQVKHLYARAAFGIDYHQLQEQRNWSAKKVLKRLFKDSEPIQTLTAVTENIDLNPLPKEAGEEARKAQQEKRNQQEKALNNAWMNQLSTTNAQLREKLTLFWHNHFACNIGNYYYQQQLNNIMRTHALGNFKTLLTGVSQSPAMLNFLNNQQNSKAHPNENFARELMELFTLGRGHYTEQDIKESARAFTGWAYNGKNGEFNFRPGNHDDKPKTFMGKTGNFCGEDIIDMILANKQTAKYMSTKLYRYLVNETPDETHVNQMTDVFYNANYELKPLLEFVFTSDWFYEDKNIGNLIKSPVELLVDLNRRFHIKYENPDVLIQFQRTLGQVLFRPPNVAGWPGGKNWIDSSSLMYRMKIPSTILNAGVIDFAGKATPEDEAYLASQRKQQFNVIKRVQANADWNTFLQGIPIKVPREEVATYLLEPPINARITAEITKATDIKNMVIQLVSTPEYQLC
- a CDS encoding DUF1501 domain-containing protein; amino-acid sequence: MKRRDFLRNSTLASGAFLIPAFLKPFEALAKDALTGHKNLVIIQLSGGNDGLNTIVPFGSDVYYQKRKTIAIPNTEIIKLNDMQGLNPNLAALQEIYDQGWMSIINSVGYPNPDRSHFRSMDIWQTASDANEFLSTGWIGRYLDSNCQSCQNPYTAIEVDDTLSLAMKGQKMKGIAVQDPNKLFQTTREPFFKDLVNGPTDDHLHEDNLGYLYKTMIETYSSADYIQKTSKTYNVVAPYPSTGLGNQLKSVSKFINSGLDTRIYYVSLGGFDTHVGQQNQQGRQLKIYADAVAAFVKDLKQTSKLDDTMIMTFSEFGRRVEQNASNGTDHGTANNVFLFGGKLAKAGIYNDAPDLQNLENGDLKYKVDFRDVYATLLNKWLEVDNGSILNKNFAGLDLV
- a CDS encoding segregation and condensation protein A; amino-acid sequence: MADDSFAIRLPQFEGPFDLLLFFIERDELDIHEIAISKITDDFLQYIHQMNSLNMELASEFIFVAATLMRIKAKMLLPRYEAETGESEADSKEDLIRKLIEYKKFKDLCEQLRPLEEERFKQERRGNIAEELKGIEAEALPGEELSDLTLYRLMQVYARVNRRYLNRAEEVTHTVVQYPYTIEQQKKAITDLLRINQRLDFKALVKNSENRVHFIYNFLAMLEMLQQELIDIQVGLNYNNFWISPKTAHSF